In a genomic window of Gossypium arboreum isolate Shixiya-1 chromosome 7, ASM2569848v2, whole genome shotgun sequence:
- the LOC108486545 gene encoding ABC transporter G family member 11-like, whose product MRNSASNVMMEIESNKPAGNGMVIGGLSPLSETLWREKTNTEFVGDVSARLTWKDLTVMVTLNNGETQKVLEGLTGYAEPGTLTALMGPSGSGKSTLLDALSSRLAANAFLSGTILLNGRKTKLCFGTAAYVTQDDNLIGTLTVRETISYSARLRLPDKMPWSEKRALVESTIIEMGLQDCADTVIGNWHLRGISGGEKRRVSIALEILMRPRLLFLDEPTSGLDSASAFFVTQTLRGLSRDGRTVIASVHQPSSEVFELFDQLYLLSGGKTVYFGQASEAYEFFAQAGFPCPALRNPSDHFLRCINSDFDKVKATLKGSMKLRFEASDDPLEKITTAEAFRTLTDFYRTSQQCYAAKERVDETSKVKGTVLDSGGSQASFLMQSYTLTKRSFINMSRDFGYYWLRLLIYVVVTVCIGTIYLNIGTSYNSILARGSCASFVFGFVTFMSIGGFPSFVEDMKVFQRERLNGHYGVTAFVIGNTISAMPFLIMITFISGTICYFMVRLHPGLEHYLFFVLCLYASVTVVESLMMAIASIVPNFLMGIIIGAGIQGIFMLVSGYFRLPNDIPKPVWRYPMSYISFHFWALQGQYQNDLKGLLFKNQSPELPQIPGEYILENVFQINVRRSKWIDLSVIFSMIIIYRIIFFLMIKISEDVTPWIRGLIARRRMQQKNGIQNTTVAPDGLTHSPSLRTYVATTRDKR is encoded by the exons ATGAGGAATTCAGCAAGCAATGTTATGATGGAGATAGAATCCAATAAACCAGCAGGGAATGGGATGGTGATCGGTGGTTTAAGTCCTTTAAGTGAAACCTTATGGAGAGAGAAGACTAACACCGAGTTTGTAGGAGATGTATCAGCCAGACTCACTTGGAAAGATCTCACCGTAATGGTAACTCTCAACAATGGTGAAACTCAAAAAGTACTTGAAGGACTCACTGGTTATGCTGAACCAGGTACTTTAACAGCTCTAATGGGTCCTTCAGGCTCTGGCAAATCAACCCTTCTTGATGCGCTTTCAAGTCGTTTAGCTGCCAATGCTTTCCTATCAGGAACCATTCTCCTCAATGGTCGTAAAACCAAGCTTTGCTTCGGGACTGCA GCCTATGTGACTCAAGATGATAACTTGATCGGTACACTGACTGTTCGAGAAACAATCTCTTATTCGGCTCGATTACGTTTGCCTGATAAGATGCCATGGTCCGAGAAGCGAGCACTTGTTGAAAGTACTATTATCGAGATGGGGCTCCAAGATTGTGCCGATACCGTCATCGGGAATTGGCATTTACGTGGGATTAGTGGAGGAGAAAAGAGGAGGGTTAGCATAGCTCTTGAAATTCTAATGAGGCCTAGATTGCTATTTCTTGATGAACCAACCAGTGGACTTGACAG TGCTTCGGCATTTTTCGTAACCCAGACATTACGAGGGCTGTCAAGAGATGGTAGAACAGTGATTGCTTCAGTCCATCAACCCAGTAGTGAAGTGTTTGAGCTATTTGATCAGTTGTATTTGCTGTCAGGGGGCAAAACTGTTTATTTTGGTCAAGCATCTGAAGCATACGAG TTCTTTGCACAAGCTGGATTTCCATGCCCTGCCTTGAGAAATCCATCTGATCATTTTCTTAGATGTATCAATTCTGATTTTGATAAGGTTAAGGCTACTCTTAAAGGTTCCATGAAATTACGG TTCGAGGCAAGCGATGATCCACTTGAGAAAATAACCACAGCCGAAGCGTTCCGAACACTTACTGATTTCTACCGAACATCTCAACAATGTTACGCTGCAAAGGAAAGGGTTGATGAGACATCCAAAGTT AAAGGAACAGTGTTAGATTCTGGAGGCAGTCAAGCTAGCTTCTTGATGCAGTCATACACTTTAACCAAACGCTCATTCATCAACATGTCCAGAGACTTTGGCTATTATTGGCTGAGACTACTAATATATGTTGTAGTCACTGTCTGTATTGGAACCATTTATCTCAATATTGGAACCAGCTACAACTCAATTCTG GCAAGGGGTTCATGTGCATCTTTTGTTTTCGGTTTTGTCACATTCATGTCAATAGGTGGGTTCCCTTCTTTTGTAGAGGACATGAAG GTTTTTCAAAGGGAAAGGTTAAATGGGCACTATGGTGTCACCGCATTTGTTATTGGGAATACAATCTCAGCTATGCCATTCCTCATTATGATCACTTTCATCTCTGGAACTATTTGTTACTTCATGGTTCGTCTTCACCCGGGTTTGGAACATTATTTGTTCTTCGTATTGTGTCTTTATGCTAGTGTTACTGTGGTTGAGAGCTTGATGATGGCCATAGCCAGTATTGTCCCTAATTTTCTGATGGGTATTATCATAGGAGCAGGGATTCAG GGAATATTCATGCTTGTTTCTGGGTACTTCAGGCTCCCGAATGATATCCCAAAACCTGTCTGGCGTTACCCAATGTCCTACATCAGCTTCCATTTCTGGGCTCTACAG GGGCAATACCAAAATGATCTAAAGGGATTGCTATTCAAGAACCAGTCCCCAGAGCTTCCCCAGATCCCTGGTGAATACATACTGGAAAACGTGTTCCAAATCAATGTAAGACGGTCCAAGTGGATCGATCTGAGTGTTATATTCAGCATGATCATAATATATCGAATCATATTCTTCTTGATGATAAAGATCAGTGAGGATGTTACACCATGGATCAGAGGTTTGATAGCCAGGAGAAGGATGCAACAGAAGAACGGAATACAGAACACGACAGTGGCACCTGATGGTCTCACCCACTCACCTTCCTTGAGAACATACGTAGCTACCACGAGGGATAAAAGATAG
- the LOC108484187 gene encoding uncharacterized protein LOC108484187 isoform X2: MASPFQSFCYTVSVFFCFWVSFIYSTGLVEASIDAMSTKIDLSLSRPNRIYRPSEPLEGKIVVKSASSISHYGIRMALNGSVNLQVRGGSAGVIESFYGVVKPITILSRTLEIRPSGKIVSGTTEIPFSITLRNPKEDNSERFYETFHGTNISIQYLATVDVMRGYLHKSLSATVEFIVESDKADLLNPPISPEMVIFYITQDTQRHPILPELKSGRISTQCSMLEPLSGELTVEASVLPICSIDIHLLRVESVLLGEKIITETSLIQTTQIADGDVCRNMTLPIYVVLPRLLTCPTVLAGPFSIEFKVAIVIIFQSELSRLHPKSDPLTPRLWMAMETLPLELVRARPYASWTVES, from the exons ATGGCTTCTCCTTTCCAATCTTTTTGTTATACCGtttctgtttttttttgtttttgggtaTCCTTCATCTATTCTACAGGACTTGTTGAAGCTTCGATAGATGCGATGTCAACAAAAATAGACCTCTCACTCTCCCGACCCAACCGCATCTATCGCCCCTCC GAGCCTCTTGAAGGCAAAATCGTGGTGAAGTCTGCATCTTCCATTTCCCACTATGGAATTCGCATGGCCCTCAACGGCTCAGTCAACCTCCAG GTTCGCGGAGGATCGGCAGGAGTCATCGAGTCCTTTTATGGTGTTGTCAAACCAATTACCATCCT GAGTAGGACCCTTGAGATTAGACCATCTGGGAAAATTGTTTCAGGTACAACAGAG ATACCGTTCTCTATAACTCTGCGGAATCCTAAAGAAGATAATTCAGAAAGGTTTTATGAGACCTTCCATGGAACCAATATTAGCATCCAG TATTTGGCAACTGTAGATGTCATGAGAGGATATCTGCACAAATCATTATCTGctacagtggaattcatagtagAAAGTGATAAAG CTGATCTTCTTAATCCACCAATTTCTCCTGAGATGGTTATCTTTTACATTACTCAGGACACTCAAAGACATCCTATACTTCCAGAACTGAAATCAG GAAGAATATCCACGCAATGTTCGATGCTTGAACCTCTCAGTGGAGAACTAACAGTGGAAGCATCTGTGCTTCCCATTTGTTCTATTGACATTCACTTACTTCGTGTAGAGTCAGTTCTTCTTGGGGAAAAAATCATCACTGAAACTTCTTTGATACAGACTACACAG ATAGCAGATGGAGATGTCTGTCGCAATATGACTCTGCCAATATATGTTGTATTACCCCGTCTTTTGACTTGTCCAACTGTCTTAGCCGG TCCATTCTCTATCGAATTCAAAGTTGCAATAGTCATCATCTTTCAGTCTGAATTATCCAGATTACATCCAAAATCTGATCCACTAACTCCAAGATTATGG ATGGCAATGGAAACTCTCCCACTTGAACTTGTTCGAGCAAG GCCTTATGCATCTTGGACTGTAGAAAGCTGA
- the LOC108484187 gene encoding uncharacterized protein LOC108484187 isoform X1 produces the protein MASPFQSFCYTVSVFFCFWVSFIYSTGLVEASIDAMSTKIDLSLSRPNRIYRPSEPLEGKIVVKSASSISHYGIRMALNGSVNLQVRGGSAGVIESFYGVVKPITILSRTLEIRPSGKIVSGTTEIPFSITLRNPKEDNSERFYETFHGTNISIQYLATVDVMRGYLHKSLSATVEFIVESDKADLLNPPISPEMVIFYITQDTQRHPILPELKSGGFRITGRISTQCSMLEPLSGELTVEASVLPICSIDIHLLRVESVLLGEKIITETSLIQTTQIADGDVCRNMTLPIYVVLPRLLTCPTVLAGPFSIEFKVAIVIIFQSELSRLHPKSDPLTPRLWMAMETLPLELVRARPYASWTVES, from the exons ATGGCTTCTCCTTTCCAATCTTTTTGTTATACCGtttctgtttttttttgtttttgggtaTCCTTCATCTATTCTACAGGACTTGTTGAAGCTTCGATAGATGCGATGTCAACAAAAATAGACCTCTCACTCTCCCGACCCAACCGCATCTATCGCCCCTCC GAGCCTCTTGAAGGCAAAATCGTGGTGAAGTCTGCATCTTCCATTTCCCACTATGGAATTCGCATGGCCCTCAACGGCTCAGTCAACCTCCAG GTTCGCGGAGGATCGGCAGGAGTCATCGAGTCCTTTTATGGTGTTGTCAAACCAATTACCATCCT GAGTAGGACCCTTGAGATTAGACCATCTGGGAAAATTGTTTCAGGTACAACAGAG ATACCGTTCTCTATAACTCTGCGGAATCCTAAAGAAGATAATTCAGAAAGGTTTTATGAGACCTTCCATGGAACCAATATTAGCATCCAG TATTTGGCAACTGTAGATGTCATGAGAGGATATCTGCACAAATCATTATCTGctacagtggaattcatagtagAAAGTGATAAAG CTGATCTTCTTAATCCACCAATTTCTCCTGAGATGGTTATCTTTTACATTACTCAGGACACTCAAAGACATCCTATACTTCCAGAACTGAAATCAG GTGGCTTTCGTATCACAGGAAGAATATCCACGCAATGTTCGATGCTTGAACCTCTCAGTGGAGAACTAACAGTGGAAGCATCTGTGCTTCCCATTTGTTCTATTGACATTCACTTACTTCGTGTAGAGTCAGTTCTTCTTGGGGAAAAAATCATCACTGAAACTTCTTTGATACAGACTACACAG ATAGCAGATGGAGATGTCTGTCGCAATATGACTCTGCCAATATATGTTGTATTACCCCGTCTTTTGACTTGTCCAACTGTCTTAGCCGG TCCATTCTCTATCGAATTCAAAGTTGCAATAGTCATCATCTTTCAGTCTGAATTATCCAGATTACATCCAAAATCTGATCCACTAACTCCAAGATTATGG ATGGCAATGGAAACTCTCCCACTTGAACTTGTTCGAGCAAG GCCTTATGCATCTTGGACTGTAGAAAGCTGA
- the LOC108484187 gene encoding uncharacterized protein LOC108484187 isoform X3 → MASPFQSFCYTVSVFFCFWVSFIYSTGLVEASIDAMSTKIDLSLSRPNRIYRPSEPLEGKIVVKSASSISHYGIRMALNGSVNLQVRGGSAGVIESFYGVVKPITILSRTLEIRPSGKIVSGTTEIPFSITLRNPKEDNSERFYETFHGTNISIQYLATVDVMRGYLHKSLSATVEFIVESDKADLLNPPISPEMVIFYITQDTQRHPILPELKSGGFRITGRISTQCSMLEPLSGELTVEASVLPICSIDIHLLRVESVLLGEKIITETSLIQTTQIADGDVCRNMTLPIYVVLPRLLTCPTVLAGPFSIEFKVAIVIIFQSELSRLHPKSDPLTPRLWMAMETLPLELVRARER, encoded by the exons ATGGCTTCTCCTTTCCAATCTTTTTGTTATACCGtttctgtttttttttgtttttgggtaTCCTTCATCTATTCTACAGGACTTGTTGAAGCTTCGATAGATGCGATGTCAACAAAAATAGACCTCTCACTCTCCCGACCCAACCGCATCTATCGCCCCTCC GAGCCTCTTGAAGGCAAAATCGTGGTGAAGTCTGCATCTTCCATTTCCCACTATGGAATTCGCATGGCCCTCAACGGCTCAGTCAACCTCCAG GTTCGCGGAGGATCGGCAGGAGTCATCGAGTCCTTTTATGGTGTTGTCAAACCAATTACCATCCT GAGTAGGACCCTTGAGATTAGACCATCTGGGAAAATTGTTTCAGGTACAACAGAG ATACCGTTCTCTATAACTCTGCGGAATCCTAAAGAAGATAATTCAGAAAGGTTTTATGAGACCTTCCATGGAACCAATATTAGCATCCAG TATTTGGCAACTGTAGATGTCATGAGAGGATATCTGCACAAATCATTATCTGctacagtggaattcatagtagAAAGTGATAAAG CTGATCTTCTTAATCCACCAATTTCTCCTGAGATGGTTATCTTTTACATTACTCAGGACACTCAAAGACATCCTATACTTCCAGAACTGAAATCAG GTGGCTTTCGTATCACAGGAAGAATATCCACGCAATGTTCGATGCTTGAACCTCTCAGTGGAGAACTAACAGTGGAAGCATCTGTGCTTCCCATTTGTTCTATTGACATTCACTTACTTCGTGTAGAGTCAGTTCTTCTTGGGGAAAAAATCATCACTGAAACTTCTTTGATACAGACTACACAG ATAGCAGATGGAGATGTCTGTCGCAATATGACTCTGCCAATATATGTTGTATTACCCCGTCTTTTGACTTGTCCAACTGTCTTAGCCGG TCCATTCTCTATCGAATTCAAAGTTGCAATAGTCATCATCTTTCAGTCTGAATTATCCAGATTACATCCAAAATCTGATCCACTAACTCCAAGATTATGG ATGGCAATGGAAACTCTCCCACTTGAACTTGTTCGAGCAAG AGAAAGATGA
- the LOC108485430 gene encoding uncharacterized protein LOC108485430, with protein sequence MEKEKLDFILVPTGLLVLALYHVWLLFTILKHPTRTVIGLNAESRHQWVLSMMSDPLKNGVLAVQTIRNNIMASTLLATVAITLSSLISVFVTSSSDSSNTTSEIFYGNKSRLLSSIKYFSILLCFLVAFICNVQSIRYYAHVSFLITLPSSVDNVESVEYVARNLNRGSYSWSLGLRAFYLSFPLLLWIFGPIPFFLCCCFMSCVLYFLDTTTSFTRQLHRRSFKEETLKTGYLE encoded by the exons ATGGAAAAAGAGAAGCTGGACTTCATACTGGTTCCGACGGGTCTACTCGTGCTTGCTCTCTATCATGTTTGGCTTCTTTTTACCATTCTCAAGCATCCCACTAGAACCGTGATCGGCTTAAATGCTGAATCTCGCCACCAATGGGTTCTCTCCATGATGTCT GATCCCTTGAAAAATGGTGTTTTAGCAGTACAAACAATACGCAACAACATAATGGCATCTACACTTTTGGCAACCGTGGCAATCACTCTTAGTTCGTTGATTAGTGTTTTCGTAACCAGCAGCTCGGACTCTAGCAACACAACTTCAGAAATATTTTATGGCAATAAGAGTCGTCTACTCTCTTCAATCAAGTATTTTTCCATCTTGCTGTGTTTCCTTGTTGCCTTCATTTGCAATGTGCAGTCTATTAGATATTATGCCCATGTGAGCTTCTTGATCACTCTCCCTTCATCAGTAGACAATGTGGAGTCTGTTGAATATGTTGCAAGAAACTTAAACAGAGGAAGTTATTCCTGGTCGCTCGGGCTACGAGCCTTTTACTTATCCTTCCCCCTATTGCTTTGGATTTTTGGTCCCATACCCTTCTTTTTGTGCTGCTGCTTCATGTCATGTGTTCTTTATTTCTTGGACACGACAACTAGTTTCACACGCCAACTTCATCGCCGCTCATTCAAAGAGGAAACGCTGAAAACTGGTTATCTGGAATAA